The following proteins are encoded in a genomic region of Ostrinia nubilalis chromosome 1, ilOstNubi1.1, whole genome shotgun sequence:
- the LOC135077161 gene encoding LOW QUALITY PROTEIN: hepatic triacylglycerol lipase-like (The sequence of the model RefSeq protein was modified relative to this genomic sequence to represent the inferred CDS: inserted 2 bases in 1 codon), with protein MRHLVLLSVVIACVGGAIPIDNSHYVEGESRYVWLTNDEGKLVLVDLWEELESRPGTGADNEYWLFTRLVSMHLKVCKYLNAXSNTKPTKFLLHGWTSSGNSAFNIVVRDAFLAAVDCNVIVVDWNNPASGHYLRAVAGVPSVGEYLGDFLVWLVDAGLSDWSQIHLVGYSLGAHVVGNAGRRAGGRPSRVTGLDPAGPLWRLNPHALNREAGHYVEAIHTDGGLQGMLMPIADVDFYPNGGISFQPGCEDSGCSHARSYQFFALSVREDRFVGSRCNNIIQAVLQRCSGEELNTGNTDFGKVGTGLYGLSITEDDLQALQTIA; from the exons ATGAGGCATCTGGTTCTCTTATCCGTCGTTATAG CTTGCGTTGGTGGTGCGATCCCAATTGACAATAGCCACTACGTAGAAGGCGAGAGCCGGTATGTGTGGCTGACCAACGATGAAGGCAAGTTGGTTCTCGTGGACCTGTGGGAAGAACTCGAATCTAGGCCTGGAACAGGTGCTGACAACGAATACTGGCTTTTCACCAGGTTAGTATCCATGCACCTAAAAgtatgtaagtatttaaatgC TTCAAACACCAAGCCAACGAAATTCCTCCTCCATGGATGGACTAGCAGTGGCAACTCTGCATTCAACATTGTCGTACGAGACGCATTCCTTGCTGCTGTAGACTGCAATGTTATAGTTGTGGACTGGAACAACCCTGCTTCGGGACATTATCTCAGGGCTGTAGCGGGAGTGCCCAGTGTGGGCGAATACCTAGGCGACTTTCTGGTGTGGCTCGTCGACGCTGGGTTGTCGGACTGGAGCCAAATCCACCTCGTCGGGTACAGTTTAGGCGCTCACGTCGTTGGAAATGCTGGGCGCAGAGCTGGTGGTCGGCCCTCTAGGGTTACAG GATTGGATCCAGCTGGTCCTCTTTGGCGGTTGAATCCCCACGCTCTTAATCGTGAAGCAGGACACTACGTTGAAGCAATCCACACTGATGGTGGTCTCCAGGGCATGCTCATGCCCATCGCTGATGTCGACTTCTACCCTAACGGAGGCATCAGCTTCCAGCCAGGCTGTGAAGACAGCGGCTGTTCCCACGCCAGGTCCTACCAGTTTTTCGCGCTTAGCGTGAGAGAAGACCGTTTCGTGGGAAGTCGCTGCAATAACATAATCCAGGCCGTTCTTCAGAGATGCTCAGGAGAGGAATTGAATACGGGCAACACTGATTTTGGCAAAGTCGG AACTGGACTCTATGGTTTATCAATCACAGAAGACGACCTACAGGCGTTGCAAACCATCGCTTAA
- the LOC135077172 gene encoding pancreatic lipase-related protein 2-like, translated as MRHLVLLSVVIACVGGAIPIDNSHYVEGESRYVWLTNDEGKLVLVDLWEELESRPGTGADNEYWLFTRQNPTQRQIITHGDVASVHNSNYDASKPTKFLLHGWTSSGNSAFNIVVRDAFLAAVDCNVIVVDWNHAASGNYLRAVAGVPSVGEYIGDFLVWLVDTGLSDWSQFHLIGYSLGAHVVGNAGRRAGGRPSRVTGLDAAGPLWRLNPHALNREAGRYVEAIHTDGGIQGMLKPIADADFYPNGGISFQPGCENSGCSHSRSYQFFALSVRKDSFVGSRCNSTIQAVLQICSGEELNMGNADIGKFGTGLYGLSITEDDLHALKTTAF; from the exons ATGAGGCATCTGGTTCTCTTATCCGTCGTTATAG CTTGCGTTGGTGGTGCGATCCCAATTGACAATAGCCACTACGTAGAAGGCGAGAGCCGGTATGTGTGGCTGACCAACGATGAAGGCAAGTTGGTTCTCGTGGACCTGTGGGAAGAACTCGAATCTAGGCCTGGAACAGGTGCTGACAACGAATACTGGCTTTTCACCAG GCAAAACCCCACTCAGCGTCAAATTATTACTCATGGTGATGTTGCATCAGTACATAATTCCAACTACGATGCGAGTAAGCCAACAAAATTTCTCCTCCATGGATGGACTAGCAGTGGCAACTCTGCATTCAACATTGTCGTACGAGACGCATTCCTTGCTGCTGTAGACTGCAATGTTATAGTTGTGGATTGGAACCACGCTGCTTCGGGAAATTATCTCAGGGCTGTAGCGGGAGTGCCTAGTGTGGGCGAATACATAGGCGACTTTCTGGTGTGGCTCGTCGACACTGGATTGTCGGACTGGAGCCAATTCCACCTCATCGGGTACAGCTTAGGCGCTCACGTCGTTGGAAATGCTGGACGCAGAGCTGGTGGTCGGCCCTCTAGGGTTACAG GATTGGATGCAGCTGGTCCCCTTTGGCGGTTGAATCCCCACGCTCTCAATCGTGAAGCAGGACGCTACGTTGAAGCGATCCACACTGATGGTGGTATCCAGGGCATGCTCAAGCCCATCGCTGATGCCGACTTCTACCCTAACGGAGGCATCAGCTTCCAGCCAGGTTGTGAAAACAGCGGCTGTTCCCACTCCAGGTCATACCAGTTCTTCGCGCTTAGCGTGAGAAAAGACAGTTTCGTAGGAAGTCGCTGTAACAGCACAATCCAGGCTGTTCTTCAGATATGCTCAGGAGAAGAATTGAATATGGGCAACGCAGACATTGGCAAATTCGG AACTGGACTTTATGGTTTATCAATCACAGAAGACGACCTACATGCGTTGAAAACCACCGCTTTTTAA
- the LOC135077182 gene encoding lipase member H-like: protein MPNPTTPQVIQLHNVNSLHNSNFDSSKPIKVIVHGWNGDGSNSMNRQLTEAFLQDGDYNVFVLDWSQLANRNYLTAKNGVPAVGRRLGQFLNWLVSLGASFDTMHLVGFSLGGHLVGNAGRETGAQVRRITALDPAGPLWGGDRERLVETDARYVEVMHTNTLFLGFTDPCGHADFYPNGGRSMPGCWTNSCSHGRAVDYMVASIRYNHFLANECGSRSNATSNRCTGAVYHMGNSDLNKSGSGIYRVNTA from the exons ATGC CGAACCCTACGACGCCTCAAGTCATTCAATTACATAACGTCAACTCGCTCCACAACTCCAACTTTGACAGCTCTAAGCCCATCAAGGTTATAGTTCATGGTTGGAACGGCGATGGATCAAATTCCATGAACAGACAACTGACTGAAG CCTTCCTCCAAGACGGTGACTACAATGTTTTCGTGCTTGACTGGAGTCAACTGGCAAACCGAAACTATTTGACAGCGAAGAATGGAGTTCCAGCAGTGGGTAGAAGACTGGGACAGTTCCTCAACTGGCTCGTGTCTTTGGGCGCTTCTTTCGATACCATGCACCTCGTAGGTTTCAGTCTTGGCGGTCACCTCGTTGGTAACGCTGGACGGGAAACTGGTGCTCAGGTTAGGAGAATTACTG ctCTGGACCCCGCTGGACCACTATGGGGAGGTGACCGCGAGCGTCTCGTCGAAACCGATGCAAGATACGTCGAAGTAATGCACACAAACACGTTGTTCCTCGGATTCACTGACCCTTGTGGTCACGCTGACTTCTACCCCAACGGAGGCCGCAGCATGCCTGGGTGCTGGACTAACAGCTGTTCGCATGGTAGAGCTGTGGATTACATGGTCGCTTCTATAAGATACAACCACTTCCTTGCTAACGAGTGCGGAAGTCGCTCTAATGCTACCAGTAATCGTTGCACTGGAGCAGTATATCATATGGGAAACAGCGACCTGAATAAATCTGG ATCTGGAATATACCGAGTCAACACGGCTTGA
- the LOC135077192 gene encoding lipase member H-like, whose amino-acid sequence MRYLVLFSVVIAAVGRGLGQFLDWLVNWDASFDTMHLVGFSLGGHLVGSAGRETGAQVRRITALDPAGPLWGSDCERIVQTDARYVEVIHTNIFNLGFTDPCGDADFYPNGGSSMPGCSTNSCSHGRAVDYMVASIRYDHFLANKCGTLTDATNDRCTGGLYPMGNSDLDKSGSEIFRVNTASIYPF is encoded by the exons ATGAGGTATCTAGTTCTCTTTTCCGTCGTTATAGCTG CAGTGGGCAGAGGCCTGGGCCAGTTCCTCGACTGGCTTGTTAATTGGGACGCTTCTTTCGATACCATGCACCTCGTAGGTTTCAGTCTTGGCGGTCATCTCGTTGGTAGTGCTGGACGGGAAACCGGTGCTCAAGTTAGGAGAATTACTG ctCTGGATCCCGCCGGACCGCTATGGGGAAGCGACTGCGAGCGCATAGTTCAAACTGATGCGAGATACGTCGAAGTGATCCACACAAACATTTTCAACCTTGGATTCACTGACCCTTGTGGTGACGCTGACTTCTACCCCAATGGAGGCAGCAGCATGCCTGGATGCTCGACTAACAGCTGTTCGCATGGTAGAGCCGTGGATTACATGGTCGCCTCTATCAGATACGATCACTTCCTTGCCAACAAGTGCGGAACCCTCACGGATGCTACCAATGATCGTTGCACTGGAGGACTATATCCCATGGGAAACAGTGACCTGGATAAATCTGG ATCGGAAATATTCCGAGTCAACACGGCCAGTATTTACCCATTCTAA
- the LOC135088017 gene encoding lipase member H-like, whose protein sequence is MRYLVILSVVIAAAAANVIKDPTAGYKEGDRFFYFPGDGDDTLHLVDTEEFVDHEFIRSYTRNPNNNGYWLFTRANPTTAQVIEMYNANSLLNSNFDSSKPIKVLAHGWNGDGSNSMNRQLTQAFLQDGDYNVFVLDWGRLANRNYLTAKNGVPAVGRGLGQFLSWLVSLGASYDNMHLVGFSLGGHLVGNAGRETGAQIRRVTALDPAGPLWSYDRERVGPADARYVEVIHTNTFFLGFTDPCGDADFYPNGGSSMPGCLTNNCSHGRAVEYMVASIRHNHLHANECGTLRDATRNRCTGPLYPMGNSDLNKSGSGIFRVNTGRSYPF, encoded by the exons ATGAGGTATCTAGTTATCTTATCCGTCGTTATAGCAG CTGCTGCTGCGAACGTTATTAAAGACCCAACTGCGGGTTACAAGGAAGGAGACAGATTTTTCTATTTCCCTGGTGATGGAGACGACACCCTTCACCTGGTGGACACTGAAGAGTTTGTAGACCACGAGTTCATCAGGAGTTACACTAGGAACCCCAACAACAATGGATACTGGCTGTTTACCAG AGCCAACCCAACGACTGCTCAAGTCATTGAAATGTACAATGCCAACTCGCTTCTCAACTCCAACTTTGACAGCTCTAAGCCTATCAAGGTTCTAGCTCACGGTTGGAACGGCGATGGATCGAATTCCATGAACAGACAACTGACTCAAg CCTTCCTCCAAGACGGTGACTACAATGTTTTCGTACTTGACTGGGGTCGACTGGCAAACCGCAACTATCTGACTGCGAAGAATGGAGTCCCAGCTGTGGGCAGAGGCCTGGGCCAGTTCCTTAGCTGGCTCGTGTCTTTGGGCGCTTCTTACGACAACATGCACCTTGTCGGCTTCAGTCTTGGCGGTCATCTCGTTGGTAACGCCGGACGGGAAACTGGTGCTCAAATTAGGAGAGTAACCG CCCTGGACCCCGCTGGCCCTCTATGGAGTTACGACCGCGAGCGTGTCGGCCCGGCTGACGCGAGATACGTCGAAGTGATCCACACCAACACCTTCTTCCTCGGGTTCACTGACCCTTGTGGTGACGCTGACTTCTACCCCAACGGAGGCAGCAGCATGCCTGGATGCTTGACCAACAACTGCTCTCACGGTAGAGCCGTGGAGTACATGGTCGCTTCCATCAGACACAACCACTTACATGCCAACGAGTGCGGTACCTTGAGAGACGCCACCCGGAATCGTTGCACTGGGCCGTTATACCCTATGGGTAACAGCGACTTGAACAAGTCTgg ATCTGGTATTTTCCGAGTCAACACCGGCAGAAGCTACCCATTCTAA